From Vidua macroura isolate BioBank_ID:100142 chromosome 8, ASM2450914v1, whole genome shotgun sequence, one genomic window encodes:
- the GOT1 gene encoding aspartate aminotransferase, cytoplasmic: MAASIFAAVPRSPPVAVFKLTADFREDSDSRKVNLGVGAYRTDEGQPWVLPVVKKVEQMIANDNSLNHEYLPILGLPEFRANASRIALGDDSPAIKENRVGSVQSLGGTGALRIGADFLRRWYNGNNNTATPIYVSAPSWENHNSVFMDAGFKDIRTYHYWDAAKRGLDLQGLLNDMEQAPEFSIFILHACAHNPTGTDPTPEQWKQIAAVMKRRSLFPFFDSAYQGFASGSLEKDAWAVRYFVSEGFELFCAQSFSKNFGLYNERVGNLTVVGKDADNVQRVLSQMEKIVRTTWSNPPSQGARIVATTLASPQLFDEWKGNVKTMADRVLLMRSELRSRLEALGTPGTWNHITEQIGMFSFTGLNPKQVEYMVKEKHIYLMASGRINMCGLTTKNLDYVAKSIHEAVTKIQ; the protein is encoded by the exons ATGGCCGCCTCCATCTTCGCCGCCGTCCCCCGCTCCCCGCCTGTCGCCGTCTTCAAGCTCACGGCGGATTTCCGGGAAGACAGCGACTCGCGGAAGGTCAACCTCGGCGTGGGCG CCTACCGCACGGACGAGGGGCAGCCATGGGTCCTGCCGGTGGTGAAAAAGGTGGAGCAGATGATCGCCAACGACAACAGCCTGAACCACGAGTACCTGCCCATCCTGGGCCTGCCCGAGTTCCGGGCAAACGCCTCCCGGATCGCCCTGGGTGATGACAGCCCTGCCATCAAGGAGAACCGG GTGGGGAGCGTTCAGTCCCTGGGTGGGACGGGCGCTCTGCGGATCGGCGCAGACTTCCTGCGGCGCTGGTACAACGGCAACAACAACACGGCCACCCCCATCTACGTCTCCGCTCCATCCTGGG AGAACCACAATTCTGTGTTTATGGATGCTGGCTTCAAAGATATTAGAACCTACCACTACTGGGATGCTGCCAAGAGGGGTCTGGATCTCCAGGGGCTGCTGAATGACATGGAG CAAGCCCCGGAGTTCTCCATTTTCATCCTCCATGCCTGTGCGCACAACCCAACAGGCACAGACCCTACTCCCGAGCAGTGGAAGCAGATTGCTGCTGTCATGAAG CGCCGGAGCCTGTTTCCATTCTTCGACTCAGCGTACCAAGGGTTTGCCTCTGGCAGCCTGGAAAAGGATGCCTGGGCTGTGCGATACTTTGTCTCCGAGGGCTTTGAGCTCTTCTGTGCACAGTCGTTTTCCAAGAACTTTGGGCTCTACA ATGAACGGGTGGGGAACCTGACTGTGGTGGGGAAGGATGCAGACAATGTGCAGCGTGTGCTGTCCCAGATGGAGAAGATTGTGCGCACCACTTGGTCCAACCCTCCCTCCCAAGGAGCGCGCATTGTGGCAACTACACTTGCTTCCCCGCAGCTCTTTGATGAGTG gaagggcaaTGTGAAGACAATGGCAGATCGGGTCTTGCTGATGCGGTCAGAGCTGCGGTCTCGACTGGAGGCCCTTGGGACCCCAGGCACCTGGAACCACATCACAGAGCAGATCGGCATGTTCAGCTTCACAGGGTTGAACC CTAAGCAGGTGGAGTACATGGTCAAGGAAAAACACATCTACCTGATGGCTAGTGGGCGCATCAACATGTGTGGTCTAACTACCAAGAACCTGGACTATGTGGCCAAGTCCATCCATGAAGCTGTCACAAAAATCCAATGA
- the CNNM1 gene encoding metal transporter CNNM1 — MAAAAGPGRGGSGGSWGRSRGAVLLLFFSLSPRPPAGAAWLLGLRPEDTTPGRVSLEGGAVQAAEGSRFLLRLYFQPPPEGNGSRGPAGEREPRLVFIEEAAAGSTATRGPAERCRERSAWASDVEVVGPLRSGGAAGSALAEVRVREPRKGEAAAAPGGRLFSLCAWDGRAWAHHGAAGGFLLRVRPAAPPLGTWLLPLPEAGWLRALGALLLLGLSALFSGLRLSLLSLDPLELRVLRNSGSAAEREQARRVQAVRGGGGTYLLCTLLLGQAGANAALAGWLCASLPGGGPAAAAGGPRGAPWLPVLLCTAAVFLGGEVLPYSVCSRHGLAIASRTLCLTRLLMLAAFPLCYPLSRLLDWALRQELSVFSTRERLLETLRAAGPHGDLVREELAMVQGALELRTKVVEDVLTPLADCFMLRADAVLDFATVSEILRSGYTRIPVYEGDRRDNIVDLLFVKDLAFVDPDDCTPLQTVTRFYRRPLHCVFNDTRLDTLLEEFKKGEVAGPPSAPPRAPPAPLCTPNDFQVSSLHGQPRMASWQDVAGKSHLAIVQRVNNEGEGDPFYEVMGIVTLEDVIEEIIKSEILDETDLYTDNRKKERVPHRGRKPQDFSIFRLSESEMKVKISPQLLLATHRFMATEVEPFKSPYLSEKILLRLLKHPNVIQELKYDRKNKKAAEHYLYQRNRPVDYFVLILQGKVQVEVGKEGLRFENGAFTYYGVPAIMAVFSSENDVRKMGSLAGSSFLLPVSVSRTFAFSRGDSLAGSPVNRSPSRCSGLNRSESPNREDYGGSSTQLHSSSNNIYTPDYSVHILCDVQFVKVTRQQYHNALVASRMDSSPQSPDMEAFDRDSTKASTARGTPQTPKEDPATLLNERNSIMCSRSEGLRSPSESVFLRMEGIPFIQEELADNEESSKRQNSECCGTVLEAESPGREAGTGSSPSSSEEALGKRLLRSLSGRKQRTSSEGEKSPEESSNLAPLIT, encoded by the exons atggcggcggcggcggggccggggcgcggcggcagcggcggcagctGGGGCCGGAGCCGGGgcgcagtgctgctgctcttcttctCGCTGTCGCCGCGGCCGCCGGCCGGGGCcgcctggctgctggggctgcgGCCCGAGGACACGACGCCGGGCCGGGTGTCTCTGGAGGGCGGCGCGGTGCAGGCGGCGGAGGGCAGCCGCTTCCTCCTGCGCCTCTACTTCCAGCCGCCGCCCGAGGGCAACGGCAGCCGCGGGCCGGCGGGGGAGCGGGAGCCGCGGCTGGTCTTCATCGaagaggcggcggcggggagcaCGGCGACGCGGGGCCCGGCGGAGCGGTGCCGGGAGCGCAGCGCCTGGGCCTCGGACGTGGAGGTGGTGGGGCCGCTGCGCtcgggcggcgcggcgggctCGGCGCTGGCCGAGGTGCGGGTGCGGGAGCCGCGCAAgggcgaggcggcggcggcgccgggcgggcggcTCTTCTCGCTGTGCGCTTGGGACGGGCGGGCCTGGGCGCACCACGGCGCGGCAGGCGGCTTCTTGCTGCGGGTGCGGCCGGCCGCCCCGCCGCTGGGCACTTGGCTGCTGCCGCTGCCCGAGGCGGGCTGGCTGCGGGCGCTGGgcgccctgctgctgctggggctgtcgGCGCTGTTCAGCGGGCTGCGCCTCTCGCTGCTCTCGCTGGACCCGCTGGAGCTCCGCGTCCTGCGTAACAGCGGCTCGGCCGCCGAGCGGGAGCAGGCGCGGCGGGTGCAGGCGgtgcgcggcggcggcggcacctACCTGCTGTGCACGCTTCTGCTGGGGCAGGCGGGGGCCAACGCGGCGCTGGCCGGCTGGCTCTGCGCCTCGCTGCCCGGCggcgggccggcggcggcggccggcgggCCACGGGGAGCGCCCTGGCTGCCGGTGCTGCTGTGCACCGCCGCCGTCTTCCTGGGCGGCGAGGTGCTGCCCTACTCGGTGTGCTCGCGGCACGGGCTGGCCATCGCCTCCCGCACGCTCTGCCTCACCCGGCTGCTGATGCTGGCCGCCTTCCCCCTCTGCTACCCGCTCAGCCGGTTGCTGGACTGGGCGCTGCGGCAGGAGCTCAGCGTCTTCTCTAcgcgggagcggctgctggagaCGCTGCGCGCCGCTGGCCCCCACGGCGACCTGGTCCGGGAGGAGCTGGCCATGGTGCAGGGCGCGCTGGAGCTACGCACCAAGGTGGTGGAGGATGTGCTGACGCCGCTGGCCGACTGCTTCATGCTCCGGGCCGATGCTGTGCTGGACTTCGCCACCGTCTCTGAGATCCTCCGATCTGGCTACACCCGCATCCCAGTCTATGAGGGTGACCGGCGCGACAACATTGTCGACCTGCTTTTTGTCAAAGACCTGGCCTTTGTCGACCCTGATGACTGCACTCCCCTGCAGACTGTCACCCGCTTCTACCGCCGCCCGCTCCACTGCGTCTTCAATGACACGCGCCTCGACACGCTGCTTGAGGAGTTCAAGAAGGGTGAGGTCGCCGGGCCACCCTCTGCACCCCCCCGGGCTCCCCCTGCACCCCTCTGCACCCCCAATGATTTCCAGGTCAGCAGCCTCCACGGGCAGCCCCGCATGGCCTCTTGGCAGGATGTGGCAG GAAAGTCCCACCTGGCCATCGTGCAGCGGGTGAACAATGAAGGGGAAGGGGACCCGTTCTACGAGGTGATGGGCATTGTCACCCTGGAAGATGTCATTGAGGAGATCATCAAGTCCGAGATCCTGGATGAGACGGATCTGTACA ctgacAATCGGAAGAAGGAGCGAGTTCCCCACCGGGGACGCAAGCCCCAGGATTTCTCCATCTTCAGGCTTTCAGAGAGTGAGATGAAGGTGAAGAtctccccacagctcctcctggctACCCATCGGTTCATGGCAACAG AAGTGGAGCCTTTCAAGTCCCCCTACCTCTCAGAGAAGATCCTGCTGCGGCTCTTGAAACACCCCAATGTCATCCAGGAGCTCAAGTACGACCGAAAGAAcaagaaggcagcagagcatTACCTCTACCAGCGCAACCGCCCTGTCGACTACTTTGTCCTCATCCTGCAG gGGAAAGTGCAGGTGGAGGTCGGCAAGGAAGGACTGCGGTTTGAGAATGGGGCGTTCACCTACTATGGTGTCCCAGCCATCATGGCTGTTTTCTCCTCAG AAAACGATGTGCGAAAAATGGGAAGCCTGgcaggatcctccttcctac TGCCTGTCTCAGTGTCCCGTACTTTCGCCTTCAGCAGAGGGGACTCCCTGGCTGGCTCTCCAG TGAACAGGTCACCGTCGCGCTGCAGTGGCCTCAACCGCTCCGAGTCCCCCAACCGGGAGGACTATGGAGGCAGCAGCACgcagctccacagcagcagcaacaacatCTACACGCCCGACTACTCCGTGCACATCCTCTGCGACGTGCAGTTCGTCAAG gtgacccGGCAGCAATACCACAACGCACTGGTGGCCAGCCGCATGGACAGCTCACCTCAGTCCCCTGACATGGAGGCCTTCGACAGGGATTCAACCAAGGCCTCGACTGCACGGGGAACCCCACAGACACCCAAGGAGGACCCTGCCACCCTCCTGAATGAGAGGAACAGCATCATGT gcagccGCTCTGAGGGGCTGCGCAGTCCCAGCGAGTCAGTGTTCCTGCGCATGGAGGGCATCCCCTTCatccaggaggagctggctgaCAACGAGGAGAGCAGCAAGCGGCAGA ACAGTGAGTGCTGCGGGACCGTCCTGGAAGCAGAGTCCCCAGGTCGAGAGGCCGGGACCGGCTCATCGCCgagcagctctgaggaggcGCTGGGCAAGAGGCTGCTGAGATCCCTCA gtggaCGCAAGCAGCGGACATCATCAGAAGGTGAGAAGTCGCCTGAGGAAAGCTCCAATCTCGCCCCATTAATCACCTGA